From the Cyanobacteriota bacterium genome, the window CAGAACAGAAGTTAAATTCAGAAGCGGTGCAAGTATACGCAACCCCACGTCGGCTAGCTGTGCTCATTACTGGGTTGCCAACTCAGCAGGCAGACCAAACGGAAGACATCAAAGGGCCACCTGCCCAGGCTGCTTTTAAGGATGGTACCCCGACCCCAGCCGCAGAAGGCTTTG encodes:
- a CDS encoding glycine--tRNA ligase subunit beta; amino-acid sequence: MATFLLEVGTEELPASFISEAIAQWQQRIPQSLAEQKLNSEAVQVYATPRRLAVLITGLPTQQADQTEDIKGPPAQAAFKDGTPTPAAEGF